The stretch of DNA GCGTCATAGGCGTGGAAATTCTCCTCCTCATAGTTGATGCTCCTCCAGAGCCGTTCCACAAACACGTTGTCTCGCCAACACCCTGTTCCGTCCATACTGATCTGGATGCCATGTTGGACAGCCGCCACGCCAACACCCGACGACTGGCCCAGTCGAGCCCCGCGAACAGATAGACGAAGAGCCCCGCGCCATCGGAATGTAGGTGATATCGGCCGCCCAGGCGTGGTTAGAGCACCTGATCGTCAGATCCCTGAGAAGAGAGAGGTAAATGGTGTGGGCCAGATGCTGGTGGCTCGTGCGCGGCTTGCGATGCAGGCCCTCCAGGCCCATGCGTCGCATCAGCTCGAGATCCGCGGCCGACACCGGCGTGGGCCGATAGTAGGCCGTCGAGTGTGACAGCCCAAGGAGCTGACATTGCCGCACGACGTGCAGGGTATGGGTTCAGTCGATCATCGTGTTGCGCTCAACAATCCCGTCTTGATGAGCGCCCCTTCTAAAAAATCATTCTCCAGCGCCAGTTGCCCGATCTTCGCGTGGAGGACCTTGAAATCCGGCGTGTCGGTCGCTGGTTTGGTGCCGCCAAACACGTCAGCGAGCCGCTCCAGCAATTGCGGCTTCCATTCGGTGATCTGCGTGGGACGGACACTGAATTGCTCGGCCAACTCGGCCAGCGCCTTGTCACCTTTGATGGCAGCGACAGCCACTTGCGCCTTACACGTGGGCCCGTGATTCCGTCTCGTTCGCTTCATTGCCTCGCTCATCTGCTTCGCCATCTGTTGGTGGCTCGGGTGAAGCCAGGCTACCACTTACCACATTGTCCAAATTTCCGGAGCCCCTTCTGTGGGAGGGAGCTGAGTAGAAATCCTTCCCCCTGACCAAATCAACCTCAAGAAGCTCGCACATCCGTCGCCACAACCTCATGTCGAGGGGCAATAGGTCCTTTTGACCCTGACCGAATGGAGTCACACCAGCGTCAAAACAGTGACTCGTCTCATCCTGACGCATATTTACACAGCAATCGTCGATTTAAACCTCATATCGTAGTCCATTCCCTACAACTTTGACGCATACGTAGAAAAGCTTTCATTTTTTTTCAAAAAAACACTTGCGATGTTTTGAACTTTTCAGTACTGTCCAGGTGAGGGTTGTGTTCATACGCAATCTGTGCGGTTTGATGGTCTACGTAGTCTAGTAGCCTGCTTTCTATTTCTGTTGAGGAGGAGATGATGACGAAGACGATTCGAAAGCCTGTGATGACAATGGTTGGCCTCGGAGCTGGTCTGTTGTGTGCGCTGCTCATGGCCCCTGATCGCAGTCAGGCAGCGTCAATCTCATTTAATTTCAGCGGGTCCGTTGGAGACGTACACGGCGGAGTGTTCACCCCGCAAGGTTTCGGTCATGACGGCTTTACCACGGCTCTTCCAGTATCGGGAGGCGCTAGCTTCAACACGCTGTCAACGGACACCAGGCCAGCTTCAAACCTTGGACTGTATAACAACCCGATACAAGACTTCTCTGTCAGTGTTGGTACCTATTTTGCCGCCTTTGCACCGGGCTCTAGCTCCATTACTATAACCAACCGTGCTCCTGGCGCCGGCAACGACGTCTACAAACTGACCGTGAATGGCTTGTTTGGAGACCAAGTTAACGGATATTCGCCAAGCCAATTCTTGCTCGAGTTGACCGACCCGAGCGGCACGGTATTCTCCAGTGATAAGCTTCAAGCGCCACCGAGCCTGTCTTCGTTCGCACGCTCTGAGTTCCGTTTGCTTTTTGGCGGAGTCGGCACGAGAGTGCAGGGTGCCTTAACATCACTCGTGCCTTTGCCTGCGGCGGTGTGGTTGTTCGGCGCAGGGTTGATCGCGCTGGTTGGGTTGGGGTCGCGTGGGTTGGTCGCAAGAAAAGAGTCGTAGACTTGGTTCCGAAGCCGCGGGCTTGCGTTTCTTTCGCCCGCATTGTTTCGCTCTTCGTGGTGCCTAGCGGTCACCTCACTTCCGGCGAAACGATCAGGACTTTCATCACTCACCATCTTCTTTCCTCTCCCCCGGCTGGGGGAGAGGATTAGTATTACATCCAGGTGCTCAGTGGCTGTCATCGGATTACTGACTGTAGCCGTTTTGGGCTACATCTACGCCGACAGCTTAGTGTTTCTATTCGTCCAATGGGGACGAGACGACTATAGCCATGGGCCATTTATCCCGATCATCAGTGCGGTTCTTATTTGGCAACGATGGCCACAGGTGTCGAGGGTCGGAATCTCCCCATCCTGGTGGGGGCCGCTGCTTGTTGCCATCGGAATGCTGCTCTTTATCCTGGGCGACTATGCCACGCTCTACGTCGTACTCCATCTCTCCTTATGGATTGTGATCATTGGCGTCGTCCTGTCCTTCATCGGCCGTCCCGCGATGCGAGTGCTGGCCTTCCCGTTGAGCTATTTGTTAACGACCATCCCTCTCCCGGTGTTCCTCTACAATACACTCTCAAACCAGTTGCAATTGTGGTCCTCGGCTTTGGGGGTCGGTTTTCTGCAGGCGATCGGAGTCACGGCATTTCGAGAAGGCAACGTGATCGATCTTGGTCCCGTCCAATTGCAAGTTGCCGAGGCGTGCAGCGGTATCCGCTATCTCTTTCCGCTCACCTCCCTGGCTCTTCTGTGCGCCTATCTCTACCGCGATCGCCTGTGGAAACGCGTCGTGCTCGTGGTATCGGCCCTTCCGGTTTCGATCTTCATCAATGGCCTTCGCATCGGGATCGTTGGGGTGCTCGTGGAATTTTATGGTCCGCAGGCGGCCGAGGGATTTTTGCATCTCTTCGAAGGCTGGGTCTTGTTCCTCGCCACCCTGGGCCTCCTCGTCCTCGAAATGTGGGTCTTATCGAAAGTCCAAGCGCTGCCTGGGTCAAAAGGACTATTGGAACGGTTCTCATGGGAAATCATTCCGGAATCGACAGGAGTGGCCACGATCACGCCAGGCATTGTACCCGGAATGCAGCCCAGGGTGCCCGCCTATGTCGGGAGTTTAGCCCTGATTCTTCCCGTTGCGGTATTGGCTCCGTCGTTCGGGGAACGGACGGAGATCATTCCCGATCGTTCGGCGTTTATGGATTTTTCCATGCGCATCGGGGAGTGGCAGGGCAGTCCACAGCCGGTGGAACCTCAACTCATTTCAGCCCTGCGGTTTGATGATTATTTGCTGGCTGACTATGCAGCACCGGGTGGTGGGCCGCTGACGCTGTACATAGCCTACTACCAATCTCAGCGAAAGGGCCAATCCGCCCATTCTCCGCAAAGCTGCATTCCCGGTGGCGGGTGGGAGATCACAGCTAAAGGAACGGTGGATCTGCCGATGGATGGACTCACCGAACCAGTCAATCGTGTGCTGATCCAAAAGGATCGACAGAAACAGCTGGTGGTCTATTGGTTTAAGCAGCGCGAGCGCATTCTCTCGAACGAATATCTGGTGAAACTGTATTTATTCTGGGACGCTATGACCAGACAACGCAGTGACGGAGC from Nitrospira sp. encodes:
- a CDS encoding VPLPA-CTERM sorting domain-containing protein codes for the protein MMTKTIRKPVMTMVGLGAGLLCALLMAPDRSQAASISFNFSGSVGDVHGGVFTPQGFGHDGFTTALPVSGGASFNTLSTDTRPASNLGLYNNPIQDFSVSVGTYFAAFAPGSSSITITNRAPGAGNDVYKLTVNGLFGDQVNGYSPSQFLLELTDPSGTVFSSDKLQAPPSLSSFARSEFRLLFGGVGTRVQGALTSLVPLPAAVWLFGAGLIALVGLGSRGLVARKES
- the xrtD gene encoding VPLPA-CTERM-specific exosortase XrtD, with product MAVIGLLTVAVLGYIYADSLVFLFVQWGRDDYSHGPFIPIISAVLIWQRWPQVSRVGISPSWWGPLLVAIGMLLFILGDYATLYVVLHLSLWIVIIGVVLSFIGRPAMRVLAFPLSYLLTTIPLPVFLYNTLSNQLQLWSSALGVGFLQAIGVTAFREGNVIDLGPVQLQVAEACSGIRYLFPLTSLALLCAYLYRDRLWKRVVLVVSALPVSIFINGLRIGIVGVLVEFYGPQAAEGFLHLFEGWVLFLATLGLLVLEMWVLSKVQALPGSKGLLERFSWEIIPESTGVATITPGIVPGMQPRVPAYVGSLALILPVAVLAPSFGERTEIIPDRSAFMDFSMRIGEWQGSPQPVEPQLISALRFDDYLLADYAAPGGGPLTLYIAYYQSQRKGQSAHSPQSCIPGGGWEITAKGTVDLPMDGLTEPVNRVLIQKDRQKQLVVYWFKQRERILSNEYLVKLYLFWDAMTRQRSDGALIRLSAAVDPGEDEREVEQRLLQFAKSIQPQLNRYIPD